In Candidatus Methanoperedens sp., the DNA window AAAAATCGCCATGACCATCACACCAACACCAAAGAATTGAATGTAATCAACGTCTCCGTAAATTTTAGTCGTTCTTGTTTGAGACTGAAATTCTAAATTCCTTAATATGTTATTTAGTCCAGAATCAACAACTGCCGGGATTAAATACTCCGAGCTGTCCACATACAATTGTATTTCGTTTCCGCGCGAATACTTGTCTGGAAAAACCGCAACTGCCTTGATTTTACCATCTTGAAGAGCCCTTTTAGCATTTTGTTCATTTGAGTATACAGTAACATCAAAAACAGTGCTCTGCCTCATTTTCTCTATGGCGGACTCAAATAGTGGGGTGGAATTATCAAAAGAGTCCTCTTGAGCCACGCCTATGGGGATATGGTTGATACTGCCGCCCATTGCATTGCCAAAAATGACCAGATAAAATACCGGGAACATGAGAGTCATTACAATCATGAATGGAGTTTTGATGAATTTCTTAAAATCTCTCTCAAATATCGCCGATGTGCCGCTCATCTCATCCTCCTCCGTAGCGAGGCATCATTAGATGGAGCATCAAGTTTTTTACCTGTATAATGAATGAAAACATCTTCCAGAGAAGGAGAACGCATCGAGATAGATTCTATCCTGACATTATGTCTCCCGATTATATCCACAATTTGAGGTATGGCATTTTTACCGTTCCTTATTGAGATTTGCAGCCGGTTCTTGTTTATTTTTACTTCAATAAGGTTTTCAATATTTTTTAATTCTGAGATCAGGGATTCTTCGGTTTTGTCAATAACCACTTCGATAAGATCTCCTGCAGGCAGGGACTTTTTGAGGTTCTCCGGTGAATCAATGGCTACCAGTCTACCTCTGTTTATAAAAGCGACTCTATTGCACAGTTTTTCAGCTTCATCCATGTAGTGCGTAGTTAGAATAATCGTTACGCCTTCTGAATTTAGAATTCCAATCTGCTGCCAAACCGCCCTTCGTGATTCCGGATCAAGGGCTATTGTAGGTTCATCGAGAAATAAGATGAGAGGTTTATGGAGAAATGCCCTTGCAATCTCAAGTTTGCGTCTCATACCGCCTGAAAAAGATGCTACAGGAATATCCGCGCGGTCAGTAAGGTTGGCAACTGCAAGAGCTTGCTTTATTCTCTCTTCCCTGTCCTTATCTGGCATGTT includes these proteins:
- a CDS encoding ATP-binding cassette domain-containing protein, with protein sequence MHSHESPNRDEIIQIKNLTKIFQNRRNIIAVEDVSFGVIKGEIFGILGPNGAGKTTLIRMLTTLIKPASGTALIAGYDIEKEQEQIRNIIGVCPQNSTIDNQLTAWENLDFYAKLFNMPDKDREERIKQALAVANLTDRADIPVASFSGGMRRKLEIARAFLHKPLILFLDEPTIALDPESRRAVWQQIGILNSEGVTIILTTHYMDEAEKLCNRVAFINRGRLVAIDSPENLKKSLPAGDLIEVVIDKTEESLISELKNIENLIEVKINKNRLQISIRNGKNAIPQIVDIIGRHNVRIESISMRSPSLEDVFIHYTGKKLDAPSNDASLRRRMR